Proteins from a genomic interval of Arachis hypogaea cultivar Tifrunner chromosome 10, arahy.Tifrunner.gnm2.J5K5, whole genome shotgun sequence:
- the LOC112716411 gene encoding uncharacterized protein, translating into MLYATRYAIPKLHRFFLPSSNLLAFMPYAHHTRLCLLYSQPLLTRDSYKFNNVKDAVALFNCMVDMHPQPSIVELTKILGTIVKMKYYATAIYLYTQMESKGILPFSVTLNILINCYGHAGQMGFALSVMSKFVKWGFKPSAVTFTTIMKGLCLNGKISDALYLYNKIVAKGFWFDEVMYGTLINGLCKFGKTRFALQMLWKMEGQYVRPNLVMYNIVVDGLCKDGLLDDALDLYFNMLDRGISPDVVTYTSLIYGFCHVGQWKEARLLLNEIVVKDISLDVYTFNIIIDALCKEEMLLQAHVLCDVMILRGQQANIITYTILMNGYCLNNEVDEARNLFDMVIERGVVPDVWSYNILIKGYCKINRVDEARNLMKDMFRKNIVPNIVTYNYLVDGLCKAGRISSAREIVNEMHYCGQPFPDVNTYNILLDFLCKNQHLDEAIKLFKSLIFERSFVPNVWSYNILISGYCKNKRLDEAMNLFQDMFKNLDPNIETYNILLHALFDRQQLGKAIILLNQIVNDDICPNLYTYKILVHGL; encoded by the coding sequence ATGTTGTATGCAACGAGGTATGCAATCCCTAAACTCCATCGCTTTTTTCTGCCATCATCGAACTTACTTGCTTTTATGCCATATGCCCACCATACAAGGCTATGTCTTCTTTATTCACAGCCGCTTCTAACACGAGACtcttacaaatttaataatgttAAAGATGCTGTAGCTTTATTTAATTGCATGGTTGATATGCATCCGCAGCCATCGATTGTGGAATTAACCAAAATCTTGGGAACGATTGTAAAGATGAAGTATTATGCCACGGCTATTTATCTTTATACCCAGATGGAGTCAAAGGGCATCCTACCATTTAGTGTTACTTTGAACATCTTGATCAATTGTTATGGCCATGCAGGTCAGATGGGTTTTGCACTCTCAGTAATGAGCAAGTTTGTTAAGTGGGGATTTAAGCCAAGTGCTGTAACTTTTACTACAATAATGAAGGGGTTGTGTCTTAATGGTAAGATTTCGGATGCACTCTACCTTTATAATAAAATAGTTGCAAAAGGATTTTGGTTTGATGAAGTTATGTATGGAACCTTAATCAATGGGCTGTGTAAGTTTGGAAAAACAAGATTTGCTCTCCAAATGCTTTGGAAAATGGAGGGTCAGTATGTTAGGCCGAATCTTGTAATGTACAATATTGTTGTTGATGGTTTGTGCAAAGATGGACTTTTGGATGATGCACTGGATTTGTATTTTAATATGCTTGATCGAGGAATTTCCCCTGATGTTGTCACTTACACTTCATTAATTTATGGTTTTTGTCATGTGGGCCAATGGAAAGAAGCTAGATTATTGCTGAATGAGATTGTTGTTAAAGACATCAGCCTAGATGTGTATACCTTTAACATAATAATTGATGCATTATGCAAAGAAGAAATGCTATTACAAGCCCATGTTTTGTGCGATGTGATGATTCTAAGGGGTCAGCAAGCAAACATTATTACTTATacaattttgatgaatggatattGTTTGAACAATGAAGTTGATGAGGCAAGAAACTTATTTGATATGGTAATTGAGAGGGGTGTTGTGCCTGATGTTTGGAGTTATAACATCTTGATTAAAGGTTATTGCAAGATTAACAGAGTGGATGAGGCCAGGAATTTGATGAAAGATATGTTTCGTAAGAACATAGTTCCAAACATTGTAACTTATAATTATCTAGTTGATGGCTTGTGCAAAGCTGGTAGAATCTCGTCTGCACGGGAGATTGTTAATGAAATGCATTATTGCGGTCAACCATTCCCTGATGTAAACACTTATAATATCCTTTTAGATTTCCTGTGCAAAAACCAGCATCTTGATGAggcaattaaattatttaaaagtctCATCTTTGAAAGAAGTTTTGTTCCAAATGTTTGGAGTTACAATATCTTGATTAGTGGTTATTGCAAGAATAAAAGATTAGATGAAGCCATGAATCTTTTCCAAGATATGTTCAAGAATTTGGATCCAAATATTGAAACTTACAATATATTGTTACATGCGTTATTCGACAGGCAGCAACTTGGCAAGGCAATTATACTATTAAACCAAATTGTTAATGATGATATTTGTCCTAATTTGTACACATACAAAATACTTGTACATGGTTTATAG